A portion of the Lolium rigidum isolate FL_2022 chromosome 1, APGP_CSIRO_Lrig_0.1, whole genome shotgun sequence genome contains these proteins:
- the LOC124682472 gene encoding enhancer of mRNA-decapping protein 4-like isoform X2, translating into MASPSGNPNPTSSAPFELARLFNPPANPTTVPSPTGIFPGPPPGAPMTSGPPGPYSYPPATPPFHRNPYLPYPPDPTSAVHFPAAAYTNPNPTPNPLPVPNPGPNPSARLMQLLGNAHLEPTSSPSDFSSGVPAGMPSAPPARMPSAPPTRMASSKMPRGRLLGPGDSAVHDVDSRLPGEARPPQLEVTPITKYTSDPGLVLGRQIAVNRNYIVYGLKMGNVRVLNINTALRSLLRGHTQRVTDMAFFAEDVHRLASASVDGRIYVWKIDEGPGDENKPQITGKIEIAIQIGDAEIYHPRICWHSHKQEILFIGIGNCVLRIDTTKVGRGRDFNVEEPLKCTLDKLIDGVYLVGKHDGDVTDLSLSQWMTTRLASASTDGTVKIWDDRRASPLSVIKPHDGKAVYSVSFLTAPEQPNHINLVTAGPLNREVKIWASSDKEGWLLPSESETWRCTQALELVSSLEHKHEEAFFNQVAVLPQASLILLANAKKNAIYAVHVEYGPDPASTRLDYIADFTVAMPILSLTGTYGSQPDGEQVVQVYCVQTMAIQQYGLEVSLCLPPTADNTSLGRDPALSHVYDRPLEVASVESSSGTKPLSDHQGTDADTTAHVPSLTPTSNMNNAGSSADPSKGPSLGDHDGDQSSFDYSSKKVINGDGTSGQGAFGREDSVRKEDPTGQGVIPSAETTAKGSPQNVEVESKHVVEKKPDQNVKFEAAKETQIVHEKMERLNMSSEQSVESISERSVTTDKYNVEDSRRSDPMLLKQHSGAGDGNVRSRTTEVPEKTDVSVASRNLQLPAATIQKVLHPQVSGQLSPLTSSFNSNDSSPSNANPAIDSASQVAAIQGTLHQLMAMQTDMQKQLNTIVSAPIAKEGKRIETSLGRNLEKSVKANVDAMWARFQEENARHEKAEKERTQQFATLITTSINKDIPAMLEKSLKKEISSLGTNVARTTVPIIEKSLSSAVSDSLQKVLGEKVVNQLDKSISTKLEATVTKQIQTQFHTSVRQALQDSLRSSFESSVIPAFEQSCKTMFEQVDGAFQKGMSEHGAAIQQRVAAGHTPLAQTLRETINSASSITQGLTSELLDGQRKLLALVASGNPISHNSVLQPTNGPAPKLPEADVPLDPLKELSRLISECKFDEAFTMALQRSDLFMVSWLCSQVDLQGLCRLNPVPLNQWVLLALLQQLACDIGNDTPVKLQWMKAVGMAIQPTDQTIAVHVRPIFEQVYGVLAHQQSLPGISPLEANDIRLMMHVINSVLLSYK; encoded by the exons ATGGCGTCGCCGTcgggaaaccctaaccctacctccAGCGCCCCCTTCGAGCTCGCCAGGCTTTTCAACCCTCCCGCAAACCCCACAACCGTCCCGAGTCCCACCGGCATCTTCCCGGGGCCCCCGCCCGGCGCTCCGATGACCTCTGGCCCGCCAGGACCCTACTCCTACCCGCCGGCGACGCCGCCCTTCCACCGCAACCCCTACCTCCCCTACCCGCCCGATCCCACCAGCGCCGTCCACTTCCCAGCCGCCGCCTACACGAACCCTAACCCCACTCCAAACCCTCTCCCCGTCCCCAACCCCGGACCCAACCCGAGCGCCCGGCTCATGCAGCTGCTGGGCAACGCCCACCTCGAGCCCACGTCGTCGCCTTCAGACTTCTCCTCCGGGGTGCCGGCGGGGATGCCGTCCGCGCCGCCGGCGAGGATGCCGTCCGCGCCGCCGACGAGGATGGCCAGCAGCAAGATGCCCCGGGGCAGGCTGCTGGGGCCCGGGGACAGCGCCGTGCATGACGTCGACTCTCGGCTGCCCGGCGAGGCGCGGCCGCCGCAGCTGGAGGTGACGCCCATCACCAAGTACACGTCCGACCCGGGGCTGGTGCTGGGCCGGCAGATCGCGGTCAACCGGAACTACATCGTGTACGGCCTCAAGATGGGGAACGTACGCGTGCTCAACATCAACACCGCGCTCCGCTCGCTCCTCCGTGGGCACACACAG agGGTGACAGACATGGCTTTCTTTGCAGAAGATGTCCATCGTTTAGCAAG TGCAAGTGTCGATGGGCGTATATATGTCTGGAAGATCGACGAGGGACCAGGTGATGAAAATAAACCACAAATCACAGGAAAGATTGAAATTGCCATCCAGATAGGAGATGCTGAAATTTACCATCCAAGAATATGCTGGCACTCCCATAAGCAA GAAATTCTGTTTATTGGAATTGGGAACTGCGTCTTAAGAATAGATACAACTAAAGTGGGAAGAGGAAGAGACTTCAATGTAGAAGAGCCTCTTAAATGCACACTTGACAAGCTGATTGATGGTGTGTACTTGGTTGGTAAACATGACGGGGATGTCACTGATCTGTCTTTATCTCAATGGATGACTACCCGTCTGGCTTCAGCATCAACAGATGGCACG GTAAAAATCTGGGATGATCGCAGAGCATCGCCTCTATCTGTGATTAAACCACATGATGGTAAAGCTGTTTACTCAGTTTCTTTCCTTACGGCACCTGAGCAACCAAATCATATAAATCTTGTTACAGCG GGCCCTCTCAATCGAGAAGTAAAAATCTGGGCTTCCTCTGATAAGGAAGGTTGGTTGTTGCCAAGTGAGTCTGAGACTTGGAGATGCACTCAAGCTCTGGAACTTGTGAGTTCTTTAGAACATAAGCACGAGGAAGCATTTTTCAACCAAGTAGCAGTGTTGCCACAAGCTAGCCTTATTTTGCTTGCGAATGCCAAAAAGAATGCTATATATGCTGTCCATGTTGAATATGGCCCAGATCCTGCTTCTACTCGGTTGGACTATATAGCGGATTTCACAGTTGCAATGCCTATTTTAAGTCTGACGGGAACATACGGAAGCCAACCAGATGGTGAACAAGTAGTGCAAGTATATTGTGTCCAGACAATGGCTATTCAGCAGTATGGTCTGGAGGTATCACTCTGTTTGCCTCCTACGGCTGATAATACTAGTCTTGGTAGGGATCCGGCTCTTTCACATGTATATGACAGACCTCTAGAAGTGGCATCGGTGGAGTCATCCTCAGGAACCAAACCATTGAGTGATCATCAGGGCACAG ATGCCGATACTACTGCTCATGTTCCATCCTTGACTCCTACATCAAACATGAATAATGCCGGATCTAGTGCAGATCCTTCAAAAGGTCCATCTCTTGGTGATCATGACGGGGATCAGTCATCTTTTGATTATTCGAGTAAGAAAGTGATCAATGGTGACGGTACAAGTGGGCAAGGAGCATTTGGCAGAGAGGATAGCGTCAGGAAGGAAGACCCAACAGGCCAAG GTGTGATCCCATCTGCTGAAACAACTGCGAAAGGCAGCCCACAGAATGTAGAAGTGGAGTCAAAACATGTGGTTGAGAAAAAACCAGATCAAAATGTTAAATTTGAGGCTGCTAAGGAGACCCAAATTGTTCATGAGAAAATGGAGAGACTGAACATGTCTTCGGAGCAATCTGTAGAGTCAATCAGTGAACGCTCAGTAACAACTGACAAGTACAACGTGGAAGACTCCCGAAGATCAGATCCCATGCTTTTGAAACAACATTCCGGTGCCGGGGATGGAAATGTTCGAAGTAGAACAACTGAAGTTCCTGAGAAAACTGATGTCTCTGTTGCTTCAAGGAACTTGCAGTTACCTGCAGCTACCATACAGAAAGTTCTGCATCCTCAGGTCTCTGGGCAGTTGTCTCCTCTTACAAGCAGTTTCAACTCTAATGATTCCTCTCCAAGCAATGCAAACCCTGCAATTGATTCCGCCTCGCAAGTAGCTGCTATTCAAGGAACATTGCACCAG CTTATGGCCATGCAAACTGACATGCAAAAGCAGCTGAACACAATTGTGTCTGCTCCTATTGCAAAGGAGGGCAAAAGGATCGAGACATCATTAGGGCGTAACTTAGAGAAGTCCGTAAAGGCCAACGTTGATGCCATGTGGGCCCGTTTCCAGGAGGAAAATGCAAGGCATGAAAAGGCTGAGAAAGAGAGAACACAGCAGTTTGCTACTCTAATCACAACCTCTATAAACAAGGATATTCCTGCTATGCTGGAGAAGTCATTGAAGAAAGAAATATCTTCACTGGGAACCAATGTTGCACGGACAACAGTACCTATCATTGAGAAGTCATTGTCTTCTGCTGTTTCTGATTCACTTCAG AAAGTTCTCGGTGAAAAGGTGGTGAATCAGCTGGATAAGTCTATAAGTACGAAACTTGAAGCTACAGTGACCAAGCAGATCCAAACACAGTTCCATACATCAGTCAGGCAGGCTCTTCAG GATTCTTTACGGTCAAGCTTTGAGTCATCGGTTATCCCAGCATTTGAACAATCTTGTAAAACAATGTTCGAGCAAGTGGACGGTGCATTCCAGAAGGGTATGTCCGAGCATGGTGCTGCTATCCAGCAGCGGGTCGCAGCAGGACATACTCCACTGGCACAAACACTAAGG GAAACAATCAATTCAGCATCATCAATTACACAGGGTCTTACATCAGAGCTACTTGATGGCCAGCGCAAGCTTTTGGCACTTGTTGCATCGGGGAACCCAATATCACATAATAGTGTTTTGCAGCCTACTAATGGTCCAGCGCCTAAGCTCCCTGAG GCTGATGTTCCACTTGACCCGCTGAAGGAGCTTAGCAGATTAATATCTGAGTGTAAATTTGACGAAGCGTTTACAATGGCTCTTCAAAGAAGTGATCTCTTCATGGTGTCTTGGTTATGCTCTCAG GTTGATTTGCAAGGGTTGTGTAGGCTGAACCCGGTGCCTCTAAACCAATGGGTGCTTCTAGCCCTTCTCCAGCAGCTAGCATGCGACATAGGCAACGACACCCCTGTGAAGCTTCAGTGGATGAAGGCCGTCGGCATGGCGATCCAACCAACAGATCAGACGATTGCCGTGCATGTGAGGCCGATATTCGAGCAGGTCTATGGCGTGTTGGCCCACCAGCAGTCGTTGCCGGGAATCAGTCCGCTGGAAGCAAACGACATCCGCCTGATGATGCATGTGATCAACTCGGTGCTGCTAAGCTACAAGTAA
- the LOC124682472 gene encoding enhancer of mRNA-decapping protein 4-like isoform X1, producing the protein MASPSGNPNPTSSAPFELARLFNPPANPTTVPSPTGIFPGPPPGAPMTSGPPGPYSYPPATPPFHRNPYLPYPPDPTSAVHFPAAAYTNPNPTPNPLPVPNPGPNPSARLMQLLGNAHLEPTSSPSDFSSGVPAGMPSAPPARMPSAPPTRMASSKMPRGRLLGPGDSAVHDVDSRLPGEARPPQLEVTPITKYTSDPGLVLGRQIAVNRNYIVYGLKMGNVRVLNINTALRSLLRGHTQRVTDMAFFAEDVHRLASASVDGRIYVWKIDEGPGDENKPQITGKIEIAIQIGDAEIYHPRICWHSHKQEILFIGIGNCVLRIDTTKVGRGRDFNVEEPLKCTLDKLIDGVYLVGKHDGDVTDLSLSQWMTTRLASASTDGTVKIWDDRRASPLSVIKPHDGKAVYSVSFLTAPEQPNHINLVTAGPLNREVKIWASSDKEGWLLPSESETWRCTQALELVSSLEHKHEEAFFNQVAVLPQASLILLANAKKNAIYAVHVEYGPDPASTRLDYIADFTVAMPILSLTGTYGSQPDGEQVVQVYCVQTMAIQQYGLEVSLCLPPTADNTSLGRDPALSHVYDRPLEVASVESSSGTKPLSDHQGTDADTTAHVPSLTPTSNMNNAGSSADPSKGPSLGDHDGDQSSFDYSSKKVINGDGTSGQGAFGREDSVRKEDPTGQGDATVSDAHSTFNGRENATHLITPSEIISGVIPSAETTAKGSPQNVEVESKHVVEKKPDQNVKFEAAKETQIVHEKMERLNMSSEQSVESISERSVTTDKYNVEDSRRSDPMLLKQHSGAGDGNVRSRTTEVPEKTDVSVASRNLQLPAATIQKVLHPQVSGQLSPLTSSFNSNDSSPSNANPAIDSASQVAAIQGTLHQLMAMQTDMQKQLNTIVSAPIAKEGKRIETSLGRNLEKSVKANVDAMWARFQEENARHEKAEKERTQQFATLITTSINKDIPAMLEKSLKKEISSLGTNVARTTVPIIEKSLSSAVSDSLQKVLGEKVVNQLDKSISTKLEATVTKQIQTQFHTSVRQALQDSLRSSFESSVIPAFEQSCKTMFEQVDGAFQKGMSEHGAAIQQRVAAGHTPLAQTLRETINSASSITQGLTSELLDGQRKLLALVASGNPISHNSVLQPTNGPAPKLPEADVPLDPLKELSRLISECKFDEAFTMALQRSDLFMVSWLCSQVDLQGLCRLNPVPLNQWVLLALLQQLACDIGNDTPVKLQWMKAVGMAIQPTDQTIAVHVRPIFEQVYGVLAHQQSLPGISPLEANDIRLMMHVINSVLLSYK; encoded by the exons ATGGCGTCGCCGTcgggaaaccctaaccctacctccAGCGCCCCCTTCGAGCTCGCCAGGCTTTTCAACCCTCCCGCAAACCCCACAACCGTCCCGAGTCCCACCGGCATCTTCCCGGGGCCCCCGCCCGGCGCTCCGATGACCTCTGGCCCGCCAGGACCCTACTCCTACCCGCCGGCGACGCCGCCCTTCCACCGCAACCCCTACCTCCCCTACCCGCCCGATCCCACCAGCGCCGTCCACTTCCCAGCCGCCGCCTACACGAACCCTAACCCCACTCCAAACCCTCTCCCCGTCCCCAACCCCGGACCCAACCCGAGCGCCCGGCTCATGCAGCTGCTGGGCAACGCCCACCTCGAGCCCACGTCGTCGCCTTCAGACTTCTCCTCCGGGGTGCCGGCGGGGATGCCGTCCGCGCCGCCGGCGAGGATGCCGTCCGCGCCGCCGACGAGGATGGCCAGCAGCAAGATGCCCCGGGGCAGGCTGCTGGGGCCCGGGGACAGCGCCGTGCATGACGTCGACTCTCGGCTGCCCGGCGAGGCGCGGCCGCCGCAGCTGGAGGTGACGCCCATCACCAAGTACACGTCCGACCCGGGGCTGGTGCTGGGCCGGCAGATCGCGGTCAACCGGAACTACATCGTGTACGGCCTCAAGATGGGGAACGTACGCGTGCTCAACATCAACACCGCGCTCCGCTCGCTCCTCCGTGGGCACACACAG agGGTGACAGACATGGCTTTCTTTGCAGAAGATGTCCATCGTTTAGCAAG TGCAAGTGTCGATGGGCGTATATATGTCTGGAAGATCGACGAGGGACCAGGTGATGAAAATAAACCACAAATCACAGGAAAGATTGAAATTGCCATCCAGATAGGAGATGCTGAAATTTACCATCCAAGAATATGCTGGCACTCCCATAAGCAA GAAATTCTGTTTATTGGAATTGGGAACTGCGTCTTAAGAATAGATACAACTAAAGTGGGAAGAGGAAGAGACTTCAATGTAGAAGAGCCTCTTAAATGCACACTTGACAAGCTGATTGATGGTGTGTACTTGGTTGGTAAACATGACGGGGATGTCACTGATCTGTCTTTATCTCAATGGATGACTACCCGTCTGGCTTCAGCATCAACAGATGGCACG GTAAAAATCTGGGATGATCGCAGAGCATCGCCTCTATCTGTGATTAAACCACATGATGGTAAAGCTGTTTACTCAGTTTCTTTCCTTACGGCACCTGAGCAACCAAATCATATAAATCTTGTTACAGCG GGCCCTCTCAATCGAGAAGTAAAAATCTGGGCTTCCTCTGATAAGGAAGGTTGGTTGTTGCCAAGTGAGTCTGAGACTTGGAGATGCACTCAAGCTCTGGAACTTGTGAGTTCTTTAGAACATAAGCACGAGGAAGCATTTTTCAACCAAGTAGCAGTGTTGCCACAAGCTAGCCTTATTTTGCTTGCGAATGCCAAAAAGAATGCTATATATGCTGTCCATGTTGAATATGGCCCAGATCCTGCTTCTACTCGGTTGGACTATATAGCGGATTTCACAGTTGCAATGCCTATTTTAAGTCTGACGGGAACATACGGAAGCCAACCAGATGGTGAACAAGTAGTGCAAGTATATTGTGTCCAGACAATGGCTATTCAGCAGTATGGTCTGGAGGTATCACTCTGTTTGCCTCCTACGGCTGATAATACTAGTCTTGGTAGGGATCCGGCTCTTTCACATGTATATGACAGACCTCTAGAAGTGGCATCGGTGGAGTCATCCTCAGGAACCAAACCATTGAGTGATCATCAGGGCACAG ATGCCGATACTACTGCTCATGTTCCATCCTTGACTCCTACATCAAACATGAATAATGCCGGATCTAGTGCAGATCCTTCAAAAGGTCCATCTCTTGGTGATCATGACGGGGATCAGTCATCTTTTGATTATTCGAGTAAGAAAGTGATCAATGGTGACGGTACAAGTGGGCAAGGAGCATTTGGCAGAGAGGATAGCGTCAGGAAGGAAGACCCAACAGGCCAAGGTGATGCTACAGTTTCGGATGCTCACTCCACGTTTAACGGCAGAGAGAACGCCACACACTTGATAACCCCATCTGAAATTATTTCAGGTGTGATCCCATCTGCTGAAACAACTGCGAAAGGCAGCCCACAGAATGTAGAAGTGGAGTCAAAACATGTGGTTGAGAAAAAACCAGATCAAAATGTTAAATTTGAGGCTGCTAAGGAGACCCAAATTGTTCATGAGAAAATGGAGAGACTGAACATGTCTTCGGAGCAATCTGTAGAGTCAATCAGTGAACGCTCAGTAACAACTGACAAGTACAACGTGGAAGACTCCCGAAGATCAGATCCCATGCTTTTGAAACAACATTCCGGTGCCGGGGATGGAAATGTTCGAAGTAGAACAACTGAAGTTCCTGAGAAAACTGATGTCTCTGTTGCTTCAAGGAACTTGCAGTTACCTGCAGCTACCATACAGAAAGTTCTGCATCCTCAGGTCTCTGGGCAGTTGTCTCCTCTTACAAGCAGTTTCAACTCTAATGATTCCTCTCCAAGCAATGCAAACCCTGCAATTGATTCCGCCTCGCAAGTAGCTGCTATTCAAGGAACATTGCACCAG CTTATGGCCATGCAAACTGACATGCAAAAGCAGCTGAACACAATTGTGTCTGCTCCTATTGCAAAGGAGGGCAAAAGGATCGAGACATCATTAGGGCGTAACTTAGAGAAGTCCGTAAAGGCCAACGTTGATGCCATGTGGGCCCGTTTCCAGGAGGAAAATGCAAGGCATGAAAAGGCTGAGAAAGAGAGAACACAGCAGTTTGCTACTCTAATCACAACCTCTATAAACAAGGATATTCCTGCTATGCTGGAGAAGTCATTGAAGAAAGAAATATCTTCACTGGGAACCAATGTTGCACGGACAACAGTACCTATCATTGAGAAGTCATTGTCTTCTGCTGTTTCTGATTCACTTCAG AAAGTTCTCGGTGAAAAGGTGGTGAATCAGCTGGATAAGTCTATAAGTACGAAACTTGAAGCTACAGTGACCAAGCAGATCCAAACACAGTTCCATACATCAGTCAGGCAGGCTCTTCAG GATTCTTTACGGTCAAGCTTTGAGTCATCGGTTATCCCAGCATTTGAACAATCTTGTAAAACAATGTTCGAGCAAGTGGACGGTGCATTCCAGAAGGGTATGTCCGAGCATGGTGCTGCTATCCAGCAGCGGGTCGCAGCAGGACATACTCCACTGGCACAAACACTAAGG GAAACAATCAATTCAGCATCATCAATTACACAGGGTCTTACATCAGAGCTACTTGATGGCCAGCGCAAGCTTTTGGCACTTGTTGCATCGGGGAACCCAATATCACATAATAGTGTTTTGCAGCCTACTAATGGTCCAGCGCCTAAGCTCCCTGAG GCTGATGTTCCACTTGACCCGCTGAAGGAGCTTAGCAGATTAATATCTGAGTGTAAATTTGACGAAGCGTTTACAATGGCTCTTCAAAGAAGTGATCTCTTCATGGTGTCTTGGTTATGCTCTCAG GTTGATTTGCAAGGGTTGTGTAGGCTGAACCCGGTGCCTCTAAACCAATGGGTGCTTCTAGCCCTTCTCCAGCAGCTAGCATGCGACATAGGCAACGACACCCCTGTGAAGCTTCAGTGGATGAAGGCCGTCGGCATGGCGATCCAACCAACAGATCAGACGATTGCCGTGCATGTGAGGCCGATATTCGAGCAGGTCTATGGCGTGTTGGCCCACCAGCAGTCGTTGCCGGGAATCAGTCCGCTGGAAGCAAACGACATCCGCCTGATGATGCATGTGATCAACTCGGTGCTGCTAAGCTACAAGTAA